TACACGAGAGAAGAGGTGGTGTGAGTTTGCAGAACCTGTTGATGGAGAGTCAACTAAATTTTTGCAAAGCTTTGCGTTGAAGTATAACATGGTGATTATAAGCCCGATTCTTGAGAGGGATATTAACCATGGAGAAGTTATTTGGAACACTGTCGTTGTAATTGGGAATCACGGCAATATAATTGGAATACACAGGAAGGTAACTTTCCTAAATTTTCTACTTCTGCTTCTAATGCAGAAGTACTTCTTTCAGCTATCTAATGAACACACATTTCGCAGAACCATATACCAAGAGTTGGAGACTTCAATGAGAGCACATATTATGTGGAAGGAAATACTGGTCACCCTGTATTTGAAACAGCATTTGGAAAGATTGCCATTAATATATGTTATGGTAGGCACCATCCTTTAAATTGGTTAGCTTTTGGGTTGAATGGTGCAGAAATTGTTTTCAACCCTTCTGCCACTGTTGGTGAACTTAGCGAACCAATGTGGCCAATAGAGGTTAGTTGTTTTATATTGATGGAAGAGACATGTTAGACTCCTTTCTACTAATTTCATAATGTTTACAACTTCTACTAATTTCATAATGTTTACAACATATTATTTGATGCTAATACCTATAGGTAATATTCAGCAGGAAACTAGTTCATAAATGGccaaaaaattagaaaatcgGCGTGCATTAATCTTCCCGTTTAACCTGCACAAGTAGTGACTAATTTTAAATGCAAAAACTGTAGATTTTACACTTGTAGGACATCTGCGTATTCATACATGgcttaaattgttttttcaGGCACGTAATGCTGCAATAGCAAATAGTTACTACGTTGCTTCAATCAACCGTGTCGGGACTGAGACATTCCCCAATCCGTTTACTTCTGGTGATGGCAAGCCAGCACATGCAGATTTTGGGCATTTTTATGGATCAAGTTATATTTCTGCACCAGATGCATCCTGCACACCGTCTTTATCACGTAACAGGGACGGCTTATTAGTAACAGACATGGATCTTAACTTGTGCAGGCAATATAAAGACAAATGGGGTTTCAGAATGACTGCACGATACGAGTTGTATGCAGAGACACTTGCTCAGTATGTGAAACCAGAATTTGAGCCTCAGGTCATCCGTGACCCCTTACTTCATAAGAGATCCTAATAACCTGTGCTAGAAAGTGTTAATATGTTTTCTGTGTGGGATATTATGTATTATGTTCAAAAGAAACAGCTTCAAATGAAGTTTCCATTATTCAGCTCTCAGTACTGTCAAGAACAAggaaaatcactttttttatttttttcccttttctaAAATGAACTAATTCAAttatacataaataaaatgaatctgAAGTTACTTTCCCTTCTTTTAATTGTTAAGGTGTGTTCAAGTTCATATGCATCGTAGCATTTCATATTTCTTTATTCATTTATCCATTCTCGTTGTTTATTGGAAGAGGGGTCCTCATGACATGTACCATCATTTCTAGTGTCTCGTTTCAGACGTTTGTTTGAGGTGTTGTTTGCACTCGTTTCAGACGTTTGTTTGAGCTAGTTGTTGATATGTGTGCCAATGGCAGAGATGTGTATAGGCAGGTTGATCCGTTGGGGGATCAGTGGGGTAGGGTGGAGGTGGAGGAGGCTCTTTGCTTGGGAGGAGGAGTTGGTGGAGTAGTGTTGTTCTTTATCGGAAAATTGTTATTTGCAGGTCAATGTTGCTGATAAGCGATCTCAGAAACTTGATTCTGATGTTGGTTACACTGTTAGAGGAGTTTATCGGCTTTTGACTCGAgctaggggtgctcaaatccaaaccaatccaattaaaaaccgaaaaccgatccaaaaaaaccgaaaaccgcaaaaaaccgaataATTTTGGATGCATTTGGATGCCCTTTTGTAAAAACCgttggatcggatcggattttggattgatttctcaaaaccaatccaaaccgaaccaaaccgcatacatatattttaatacttttttttgacttaacatatattttaatacttatttttctttttattagtatgatatattacattaacctattatatattggttttaaattattttatatattttatagttACTCCAAATCAATATACAATCCCATGTTAAAACTCGATTGTCATAACGGCAACAATCataaaatttttattggttctttttcttttccataaTAATACTCttcgatttttttttgcaatccTGAAAATATGGCTTTCTAAACCGTCCACCAagtattctatatatataattttttcagtatatgttttaaATCTAGCTATATAATCAGTTGTctgcttaattttattttctaatagtttcagataaaatatattttttatattacaagTATTTATgtattgtttatttaaaaaccGAATAAAACCGAACTAACCGAACCGAAGTAAACTACATAaaattggattggattggatcGGATATTTTTCTTAGTCATccaaaaaccgaaccaaaccgcatgctattttttctttggatCGGATGACTTTTTGCCTCataaccgatccaaaccgaaccgcgaacACCCCTAACTCGAGCAATGCCAGTGGAAACCATGCCTTGTAAGAAGCTTATTTGGAACAAAGTTGTCCTGCTTGCTTGGATGCTTTTCCTTAACAAGATTCCGACGAAGGATAATTTGGCAAGGAGAGGTATCTTAAACTCTGCTTCTCTTATGCTCATGTGGTTGTGGGTGGGAAAAAAGGAGAGCATTTCTCATCCTTTTTTTATGGTGATTTTTTTGGTCATCTTTggtttcgtttttttttttttttttataagcaatgttagttgttagtatattacaatgttatgttagtttttctctttGCCAGGACTTACCTGGACCTCCAACTTCTTAACCCTTAGTATATTacaatattatgtttttttttttcgtgaTTTTAGTTGGTTGGGAATTTCTTAATGTTTTTCTGTCATATGGGATATGCACGCGCTTCAGTTATGAGGTTCTCATTTATTTAGGAAGATGGTCGCGGTTGTTTTCAAGTTATTTGGATCATTTGAAAGAATTTTATTTGTGAAGGATTTTTAAGCAAAATCACTTGTCTCACATTCAACTATTGGACAAGATTAAGCTTATGGTGGTGGTGGCTCAAggccaaaaaaaaactaaatattctTATCGACAAAGTTCTTAGTGGTCTAAAACTTCCACCATTATTGAATATATTCCACCTCTTGAGACCTCCTTCCTTTCTTTTCCACGCTGCCTTCTTCGACGAAACTTCcttaataaaagagaaaatttattttttagatacattgagtAACTAATGTATATGccttattaaaattgaaaaataagcaCACATTATTAAAATTGCTACTCCACATCCTTTATGTGTACTTTTTCCAAATCACTATTAGTCTTGGTCTACAGTCTACTACACGATATATTTCCATTGCAATGACCTTTTACTAATTACTTGGCTAGCAATTCtacatcaaatcaaatactACACGCAACATAATAAACTACGATTTAAATGAGAAAATGGaattacaaagaaaaaacaaaacatgaattcATCATTATAAATAAGGGCATTCAAACTGCCACTCTTACAAACTGTCTCAAAATGGAGTTGGAGAAGTCCCAAAATGGAGGAGAGAATGAATTACTCAACCTCTCTGAGGATAATTCTATCTGTGGCTATGATTCCCTTCACCATCTTCTCAAGGATAATCTCAAACCACATCACTTCCAGGTCATTATATTCTCaaaccaatttttattataCTCTAAACTCAAACCCatttataatttattcattttgttgACATGCTAAAATATTgatcaatcttttttatttctttcaagtGCTCTTTTGACTTTCCTTGGTTATGTTATTCATCATCATGTGAAATTTTGTATAGTGAAGTCAAGTGTTGATACACAAATTTGACATCAAATTTTGAGACCAAAttatatgattaacacaatttAGTTAAATACGTTTTTTGTCCATATAGTTTcccataattttcattttagtctctgaagatttttttcatattttttagtccctgaagttttttcCGTCAATGTTTATAGTccatacttttcattcaactagTGTAtgctttcacatttttgaatgattttttgtattcatgtttataatattataagaacatctccgataaaaatttagaattttttaacataagatgaattatttatgaatttttatgtgcaaaaaactaataaattcatatttaattcatcttttgttaaaaatatttaaacttttgtaacagagattcatataatgtactaaacatatTTCAAATGGTATGCACGAGTTAAATGAAAAGTATGGACTAAAACCATTGAAGGAAAAAACTTCatgactaaaaagtgtgaaaaaaatcttcagagactaaaataataattctgAGAAACTATAggaaccaaaaacatatttaagccTTAGTAAATTGTTGCTCGATCTCGCTAATCATCAACTAAACACAATTTATCACAAATGAGTATATAGTTAATGAACCGTGACATCTTGTTATTTTCATTAACCACTTACTGAACTACGTTAATTGTACACATTCAAACTACTTTAGCCATCTAATTTATTGTTAAAATTAATGTCAAAATTGtgtcaaaatatataatttctcTATTCACTTTGCCCTGTCCTTAATTACCAATTGTTTTTCTAAAAGAGTGTGGTTGGATAGGTGGTTTTTGAGGgaatttaaattcttttttgtaaattttattgtttggataattaatttgaaataaaaaatttaaatgataaaaatttatgaattatattttgtcaaagctaaatttatgaaattttcaataACACTTAAAACTAACATAATCACTAAGGTGGAGGTCTCGGGTTCGATCctaaaaacaaacaatcactAACTAACATATCTTCATGTTCTTGCAGGAAGTCAATCGTTTGCTTACTGGCCTTAATTGTGGAAAAGAACTTGAAGCCATTGCTCTACCAGAATCTACAACATCTCTCTCTGCCACACATGGTTTTGACCTCCAGGTATCATGGATTAATTTGGTTGTGTTGCTTCCTTAAACCGACAGAGTATATGTCGGATATTTTGTCTGGTTGAAACTTATCTGTTAGTTGTTAAGAAAttccacatcggttgagagatgacatgactaagtgtttataactagaggcaatcctcacgttacaagccggttttgtaaggatgagttagacccaatactcaattctaagatggtatcagagcctctccaagatccgttgggccacccgatatcgggccacctaccatttatatccgcgtaccaagcccagtagcgctggacgcgagggagtgtgttaagaagtcccacatcggttgagagatgacctgactaagtgtttataaactagaggcaatcctcaccttacaagccgattttgtaaggatgagttagacccaatt
This portion of the Trifolium pratense cultivar HEN17-A07 linkage group LG3, ARS_RC_1.1, whole genome shotgun sequence genome encodes:
- the LOC123912768 gene encoding beta-ureidopropionase-like, with amino-acid sequence MEKSQNGEHNDDASSICGYDSLHHLLKDNLKPHHFQEVNRLLTGLNCGKALETIALPDSATALSVEHGFDIQAFHFHADKEVLREPRVVRVGLIQNSIAIPTTSHIVDQKKAIFEKLKPIIDAAGSSGVNILCLQEAWMMPFAFCTREKRWCEFAEPVDGESTKFLQSFALKYNMVIISPILERDINHGEVIWNTVVVIGNHGNIIGIHRKNHIPRVGDFNESTYYVEGNTGHPVFETAFGKIAINICYGRHHPLNWLAFGLNGAEIVFNPSATVGELSEPMWPIEARNAAIANSYYVASINRVGTETFPNPFTSGDGKPAHADFGHFYGSSYISAPDASCTPSLSRNRDGLLVTDMDLNLCRQYKDKWGFRMTARYELYAETLAQYVKPEFEPQVIRDPLLHKRS